A genomic segment from Rickettsiella endosymbiont of Miltochrista miniata encodes:
- a CDS encoding LD-carboxypeptidase codes for MDSFKPWQTLKKNFVIDIIAPASGVTDTAILEKLKSLLKSWQLTPRISSELFGPDLLCANSDEKRFQQLKEALINTDSQAIWCLRGGYGCTRLIPHLLKLSPPEQCKLFIGFSDITALHLFLQQKWRWQTLHGPTLNQVVHHLIEEENINELKKVIFGQLPELIYLLTPYHKPINTFDSTQAPLTGGSLSLVQTSLGTDWQIETKDKILFLEDVNEVAYRIDRMLQHLQQSGILTHVKAILFGDFTFPTKLEEKKKIQAVLERFAKQQNFPVLRCPDIGHGKKNRCLPFGTPAYLDLNKNQLTIKITG; via the coding sequence ATGGATAGCTTTAAACCCTGGCAAACTTTAAAGAAGAATTTCGTCATTGATATTATTGCTCCGGCCAGTGGCGTTACAGACACGGCTATTTTAGAAAAATTAAAATCTTTATTAAAGAGTTGGCAATTAACACCAAGAATTTCTTCTGAGTTATTTGGACCCGATTTGTTATGTGCTAACAGTGATGAAAAACGTTTCCAACAGCTAAAAGAAGCTTTAATTAACACTGATTCACAAGCTATTTGGTGTCTACGCGGAGGTTATGGTTGCACTCGCCTTATACCTCATCTACTAAAATTATCCCCGCCTGAACAATGTAAATTATTTATTGGTTTTAGTGATATCACCGCCTTACATTTATTTCTGCAACAAAAATGGCGTTGGCAAACCCTGCATGGCCCTACACTTAACCAAGTAGTTCATCATCTAATTGAAGAAGAAAATATTAATGAGTTAAAAAAAGTTATTTTTGGTCAGCTACCCGAATTAATCTATTTATTAACCCCTTACCATAAGCCCATTAATACGTTTGACTCTACCCAAGCTCCTTTGACGGGAGGTAGTCTTAGCTTAGTACAAACAAGTCTGGGCACAGATTGGCAAATTGAAACTAAAGATAAAATCTTATTTTTAGAAGATGTCAATGAAGTTGCTTATCGTATCGACCGTATGCTACAACACTTGCAACAATCCGGAATATTAACTCATGTAAAAGCCATCTTATTCGGAGATTTCACTTTTCCTACCAAACTGGAAGAGAAAAAAAAGATTCAAGCGGTATTAGAACGATTTGCCAAGCAACAAAATTTTCCGGTCTTACGTTGTCCAGACATTGGCCATGGGAAAAAGAATCGCTGTTTACCTTTTGGAACCCCCGCATACTTAGACTTAAATAAAAATCAACTCACTATTAAAATAACAGGTTAA
- a CDS encoding YggT family protein produces MLNSFSNAGIFLIQSIFDLYIFILLLRIVLQWVNTDSHNPLFVLVAKLTNPPLRPICRVLPSLQGIDLAAILLLLGLEMIKIAFLVWLQINTTPHLLGLLVLGFAELLNQLINIFFYAVIALTILSWISPLAHGPLVEILVRISEPLIRPIRGILPSISGFDFSPLILIICLKLLTILLVQPLAQIGASLALGHLSS; encoded by the coding sequence ATGCTTAATTCCTTCAGTAATGCGGGTATATTCCTAATTCAATCTATTTTTGATCTCTATATTTTTATTTTGCTTTTGCGAATTGTTTTACAATGGGTTAATACCGATAGTCACAACCCTTTGTTTGTATTAGTAGCAAAATTAACCAACCCTCCGCTACGCCCTATTTGTCGTGTTCTCCCAAGTCTACAGGGTATCGATTTAGCAGCTATCTTATTATTATTAGGCTTAGAAATGATTAAAATTGCATTTCTTGTCTGGTTACAAATTAATACTACTCCACATTTACTTGGATTGCTGGTACTCGGATTTGCCGAGCTTCTGAATCAATTAATTAATATCTTCTTTTATGCCGTTATCGCTTTAACTATTTTAAGTTGGATTAGTCCGTTAGCGCACGGTCCACTCGTTGAAATATTGGTACGAATCAGTGAACCTTTAATTAGGCCCATCCGCGGCATCTTGCCGAGTATTTCAGGATTCGATTTTTCACCACTTATTTTGATCATCTGTTTAAAATTATTAACTATTCTTTTAGTACAACCACTGGCGCAAATCGGCGCAAGCTTGGCTTTAGGTCATTTAAGCAGTTAA
- a CDS encoding protein kinase domain-containing protein, with product MSAQGKTRELVKKRGSSGVERENKMTEALQTVTAVNFPFDLFALPVAQGSDGTANILYTCYQEIGDLQTHVKHIYNQYNFNPSAVLSYLFQGFQQLIKAINALDSSEFKDQNKQIHHGMIHNDIKPSNIFLKTNGDFILGDFGCAYFKDEAAPQISTFQFSAPELFLNKDFCTKNLYNLNTDLWSLGACLWHLLTKQLLSPPLPTKSLSDIEKILFYRDWAENYSTQWQALIKDCLNLTGEQLVKQIENTIKTDLKNFQTNWNDPQTTEQKKEILKKLALLMLAPAPERPKVPELKQIIVRLEIYFVIYADSEEFAAQLLESKKSENLVYQEAQNNHNLTFSR from the coding sequence GTGTCTGCCCAAGGCAAAACTCGTGAACTTGTTAAAAAACGGGGGAGCTCCGGCGTCGAACGCGAAAATAAGATGACTGAAGCTCTACAAACTGTTACCGCTGTTAATTTTCCATTTGACCTTTTTGCATTACCAGTTGCTCAAGGATCAGATGGGACGGCAAATATCTTATATACCTGTTATCAAGAAATTGGCGATCTACAAACCCACGTAAAACATATTTACAACCAATATAATTTCAATCCTAGCGCTGTATTAAGTTATCTGTTTCAAGGATTTCAGCAACTTATAAAAGCTATTAATGCCTTAGATAGCTCTGAGTTTAAAGACCAAAATAAACAAATTCATCATGGGATGATTCATAATGATATAAAACCAAGCAATATTTTTCTTAAAACCAATGGTGACTTTATTTTAGGTGATTTTGGTTGTGCCTATTTTAAAGATGAAGCAGCTCCACAAATTAGTACTTTTCAATTTTCTGCTCCTGAATTATTTTTAAATAAAGATTTTTGTACAAAAAATTTATACAACCTTAATACAGATTTATGGTCCTTAGGTGCATGCTTATGGCATTTATTAACCAAACAGTTATTAAGTCCCCCACTTCCAACTAAATCACTTAGCGATATTGAAAAAATACTATTCTATCGAGATTGGGCTGAAAATTATTCAACGCAATGGCAGGCTTTGATTAAAGATTGTTTAAATTTAACTGGTGAACAGCTGGTTAAACAGATCGAGAATACGATCAAAACGGATCTAAAAAACTTCCAAACAAATTGGAATGATCCGCAAACTACCGAACAAAAGAAAGAAATATTAAAAAAACTTGCATTACTTATGCTAGCACCTGCACCAGAACGACCTAAGGTCCCGGAGTTAAAACAAATAATAGTTAGATTGGAAATCTATTTCGTCATTTATGCTGATTCTGAAGAGTTTGCCGCTCAATTACTTGAAAGCAAAAAAAGTGAAAATCTAGTTTATCAAGAAGCTCAAAATAACCATAATTTGACTTTTTCAAGATAA
- a CDS encoding disulfide bond formation protein B: MHLPVTRWIDLLTFFLCALVLAVAVYLQYKVGIIPCPLCIIQRFLITLLGLLFLMGALFNFEAATRCFLHTLTFLFAVAGAVVASRQLWLEHFPSDQLISCQAAIAQYSTSIYFHKITELFFQGTSNCGSGTWRFLSLSMPGWTLIIFIVLAAISLRQVYINRRKHKRHFLS; this comes from the coding sequence ATGCATTTACCCGTTACTCGCTGGATCGATTTATTGACATTTTTTCTTTGCGCCTTGGTGTTAGCGGTTGCGGTTTATTTGCAATATAAAGTTGGGATCATTCCCTGTCCGCTCTGCATTATCCAAAGGTTTTTAATTACTTTGTTAGGATTGTTATTTTTAATGGGTGCGTTGTTTAATTTTGAAGCAGCAACGCGTTGCTTCTTGCATACCCTAACTTTTTTATTTGCAGTAGCCGGTGCAGTAGTGGCGAGTCGCCAACTATGGTTGGAGCATTTTCCTTCCGATCAATTAATCAGTTGTCAAGCCGCGATAGCGCAATATAGTACTTCTATCTATTTTCATAAAATTACGGAATTATTTTTTCAAGGAACTAGCAATTGCGGCAGCGGAACCTGGCGTTTTTTAAGTTTAAGCATGCCAGGATGGACATTAATAATTTTTATTGTGTTAGCGGCTATCTCTTTACGACAAGTCTATATAAATCGACGCAAACATAAACGACATTTCTTATCTTGA
- a CDS encoding aconitate hydratase — protein sequence MPQNVTQKLINSHKVAGDMQAGAEIGLKIDQTLCQDATGTMVMLECEAMGLNQTKAEVSVQYIDHNLLQTDFKNADDHLFLLSACEKFGLYYSGPGNGVSHPVHMERFGKPGKTLLGSDSHTCAAGSMGMLAIGAGGLEVAMAIAGHPFHVTMPKVWGVKLTNSLPDWVSAKDIILELLRRHDVDGGIGKVIEYYGPGLQHLSAMDRHVIANMGAELGATTSVFPSDEMTREFLKSQQREADWQEIIADKNASYDEHDEIDLSKLEPLIALPSSPGKVVPIQEVVGRPIYQAMIGSSANPGLRDFAVAAEIVAGKQIAPGISFDINPTSRQILENMVELGILEKLIRAGGRIHQAGCNGCIGMGQAPASGKISLRTVPRNFPGRSGTKEDQVYLCSPEIAAASALTGVITDPRSLKDKTYARFKEPQKIIINTTMLVPPSANPNEIKLAKGPNIQPLPIFPPLADMIEGPVLIKVGDDISTDTILPAGAKVLPFRSNIAGISQFVFDQLDPSYPKRALEYQKTGSIIVGGENYGQGSSREHAAIAPRYLGVQAVLVKQFARIHRQNLVNFGILPLVFTHPADYDTIDQDDVLLIKDIRETIQTSEKLTVHNKTKNKNYIVTHPLSPRELKVLLAGGLINWIKQ from the coding sequence ATGCCACAAAATGTAACACAAAAATTAATCAACTCTCATAAAGTTGCAGGCGACATGCAAGCAGGCGCCGAAATTGGCCTAAAAATTGATCAAACATTGTGTCAAGATGCCACAGGCACAATGGTGATGCTTGAATGTGAGGCAATGGGATTAAATCAGACTAAGGCCGAAGTCTCTGTACAGTATATCGACCATAACCTATTACAAACAGATTTCAAAAATGCAGATGACCATTTATTTTTACTGAGTGCTTGTGAAAAATTTGGTCTCTATTACAGTGGCCCGGGTAATGGTGTCAGTCACCCCGTACATATGGAACGTTTTGGAAAACCGGGAAAAACCTTATTGGGTTCAGATAGTCATACCTGTGCGGCCGGGTCGATGGGCATGTTAGCCATTGGCGCAGGTGGATTAGAAGTTGCTATGGCTATTGCTGGACATCCCTTTCATGTCACCATGCCCAAAGTTTGGGGTGTAAAATTAACCAACTCACTGCCAGATTGGGTCAGTGCTAAAGATATCATTTTAGAATTATTACGTCGTCATGATGTTGATGGTGGAATTGGTAAAGTTATTGAATATTATGGACCGGGACTGCAGCATTTATCTGCAATGGATCGTCATGTCATTGCAAACATGGGCGCAGAACTGGGGGCAACCACCAGTGTATTCCCCTCTGATGAGATGACACGGGAATTTCTGAAATCTCAACAACGTGAAGCTGATTGGCAAGAAATTATTGCCGATAAAAATGCCAGTTACGATGAACATGATGAAATCGATCTTTCGAAGCTTGAACCTTTAATTGCCTTACCTTCTAGCCCAGGAAAAGTAGTCCCTATCCAAGAAGTTGTTGGTCGACCTATTTACCAAGCGATGATCGGTTCATCGGCCAATCCTGGCCTACGAGATTTCGCTGTTGCAGCCGAAATTGTCGCTGGAAAACAAATCGCTCCTGGAATTTCTTTTGATATAAACCCAACCTCACGCCAAATTTTGGAAAATATGGTTGAATTAGGCATTTTAGAAAAATTAATTCGCGCAGGTGGGCGTATTCATCAAGCGGGATGTAATGGGTGTATTGGTATGGGTCAAGCTCCTGCCTCTGGAAAAATAAGTTTACGTACCGTACCAAGAAATTTTCCAGGTCGATCCGGAACCAAAGAAGACCAAGTCTATCTCTGCAGTCCCGAAATTGCCGCCGCTTCGGCTTTAACTGGAGTTATCACCGATCCTCGTTCTCTAAAAGATAAAACTTATGCTCGTTTTAAAGAGCCACAAAAAATCATTATTAATACAACAATGTTGGTACCACCTTCTGCTAATCCTAATGAAATAAAATTAGCGAAAGGTCCTAACATCCAACCCCTACCTATCTTTCCGCCTTTAGCCGATATGATTGAAGGACCGGTTTTAATTAAAGTCGGTGATGATATTTCTACCGACACAATTTTGCCCGCAGGTGCGAAAGTACTTCCTTTCCGCAGCAATATTGCTGGGATTAGCCAATTTGTTTTTGATCAACTTGATCCCTCTTACCCAAAACGCGCTTTAGAATACCAAAAAACCGGATCCATTATTGTTGGCGGTGAAAACTATGGACAAGGATCCAGTCGGGAACATGCTGCCATTGCACCACGGTATTTAGGTGTGCAAGCAGTGCTAGTTAAACAATTTGCACGTATTCATAGACAAAACTTAGTTAACTTTGGAATTTTACCTTTGGTTTTCACTCATCCTGCGGATTATGACACTATTGACCAAGATGATGTATTATTGATTAAAGATATTCGTGAAACTATTCAAACGTCTGAGAAACTGACCGTTCATAATAAAACTAAAAATAAAAATTACATCGTTACTCATCCTCTAAGTCCGCGAGAACTTAAAGTATTGTTAGCAGGTGGGCTCATTAATTGGATAAAACAATAA
- a CDS encoding NAD(P)H-dependent glycerol-3-phosphate dehydrogenase, with product MSEKLPDIHLPISIIGAGAWGSALAIHLARKHQQVHLWAYEKQQVSEINTKRTNERYLPGVVFPSNITCSDDYQTVLSETRDILIVVPSAAFHTTLKKMQPFLQVNQRLLWASKGLDSEKHQLLNEVVKDILGHKEMAVLSGPSFAKEVAMGLPTAVCIASENYDFAHDLLLRFQTKNFRVEITQDIIGVELGGAIKNILAIAVGMTEGLGFGANAKAAVITSGLSEMIELGLTLGAKQDTFLGLSGLGDLVLTCTDNQSRNRRLGLAIGQGRSLEEAKKLIGTTEGYETAKNIFFLIRKYDVKAPFCEGVYRILYEQKSPQTLFKDYFH from the coding sequence ATGTCTGAAAAGTTACCTGATATTCATTTGCCTATCTCTATTATTGGCGCAGGGGCCTGGGGGAGCGCTCTAGCTATTCACTTAGCTCGTAAGCATCAGCAAGTGCATTTATGGGCATATGAAAAACAACAAGTGTCTGAAATAAACACTAAAAGAACTAATGAACGATACTTACCTGGCGTCGTTTTTCCTTCTAATATCACTTGCTCGGATGATTATCAAACGGTCCTTTCAGAAACGCGGGATATTTTAATTGTTGTACCTAGCGCCGCTTTTCATACAACCTTAAAGAAAATGCAGCCTTTTTTGCAGGTTAATCAACGCTTGCTATGGGCAAGTAAAGGCTTAGATTCTGAAAAACATCAATTATTGAATGAAGTGGTTAAAGATATATTAGGACATAAAGAAATGGCAGTGTTATCAGGGCCTAGTTTTGCTAAAGAAGTCGCTATGGGTTTGCCTACCGCTGTCTGCATTGCGTCGGAAAATTATGATTTTGCGCATGACCTATTATTAAGGTTTCAGACCAAGAATTTTCGCGTGGAAATAACGCAAGATATTATTGGTGTGGAACTTGGCGGCGCTATAAAAAATATACTTGCAATTGCTGTTGGTATGACCGAAGGTTTAGGCTTTGGTGCCAATGCAAAAGCCGCAGTGATTACTTCCGGATTATCCGAAATGATTGAACTAGGTTTAACATTAGGCGCAAAGCAGGATACTTTCTTGGGACTATCAGGTCTTGGGGATCTGGTATTAACCTGTACCGATAATCAATCTCGCAATCGTCGTTTAGGTTTAGCTATAGGGCAAGGACGAAGCTTAGAGGAAGCTAAAAAGCTAATTGGTACTACGGAAGGTTATGAAACCGCAAAAAATATTTTCTTTTTAATAAGGAAATATGATGTTAAGGCGCCATTTTGTGAAGGCGTATATCGTATTTTGTATGAACAAAAATCGCCGCAAACGCTTTTTAAAGATTATTTTCATTAA
- a CDS encoding A24 family peptidase, protein MEFFLKASLVFFSVLLGSFFTVLVYRLPLMLQQQWRKNAQQFLSQENLLQLNEKTFNIFLPFSHCPNCREYLPISQKIPLVSYFFLKRKCAYCQVRISFCYPFIEILTLISSFIVIQRFGISLQAFAALILTWGLLILAFIDFEHKLLPDIITFPLLWCGLIFSIPQTFVAPEAAILGACFAYLFLYVLAKCYQFLAKVEPMGEGDFKCFALLGAWLGIKALLYILFIAAVAGSIVGITLYLLNKESLRKGIAFGPYLALSGWLVLIVQPNLDYIF, encoded by the coding sequence GTGGAATTTTTTTTAAAAGCCAGTCTTGTTTTTTTTAGTGTTTTGTTAGGTAGTTTTTTTACGGTATTGGTATATCGTTTACCATTAATGTTACAGCAGCAATGGAGAAAAAATGCTCAACAGTTTTTAAGCCAAGAAAATTTGTTGCAGCTAAATGAAAAAACTTTTAATATTTTTTTACCCTTTTCGCATTGCCCGAATTGTCGTGAATATTTACCTATTTCACAGAAGATACCCCTAGTAAGTTATTTTTTTCTAAAAAGAAAATGCGCATATTGTCAGGTAAGAATTTCCTTTTGTTATCCGTTCATAGAAATTTTAACTTTAATAAGCTCATTTATCGTTATTCAACGATTTGGAATAAGTTTACAAGCCTTTGCGGCTTTAATTTTAACCTGGGGCTTATTAATTTTAGCGTTTATTGATTTTGAACATAAGCTATTACCGGATATCATCACTTTTCCTTTATTGTGGTGCGGTTTAATTTTCAGTATCCCACAGACTTTTGTTGCTCCAGAAGCGGCTATTTTAGGTGCTTGTTTTGCTTATCTCTTTCTTTATGTACTAGCCAAATGCTATCAATTTTTAGCAAAAGTAGAGCCCATGGGCGAGGGGGATTTTAAATGTTTCGCCTTATTAGGTGCTTGGTTAGGTATAAAAGCTTTACTTTATATTTTATTTATAGCTGCTGTTGCAGGCTCCATAGTGGGCATAACGTTATATCTTTTGAATAAAGAAAGCTTGCGAAAAGGCATAGCTTTCGGTCCTTATTTAGCCTTATCGGGTTGGTTAGTTTTAATAGTTCAACCCAACTTAGATTATATTTTTTAA